The Gemmatimonas sp. genome has a segment encoding these proteins:
- the ggt gene encoding gamma-glutamyltransferase, which produces MSPRHSLARVGALGALAVVASPLLAQRPSTMAGRSTVYAPSAVVATSQPLASAAGLEILRRGGNAIDAAVAAAAVLSVTEPHMTGIGGDMFAMVWLAKEQKLVALNASGRAGSLMTRATLQARGFRVGSQQGVMSVTVPGALAGWDKLLRTHGRRTLAQVLQPAIAYARDGFPVSPIIASQWANETAFLQRDSAAAATYLPGGRAPKAGDWFRNPDYARTLKTIADSGIGTFYGGAIGKRMASRIKALDGFVTIDDLRKNAPNWVTPISVPFKGYRVWELPPSNQGIAALEMLRILEPYDLKAMGHNSPAYLHHLIEAKKLAYADLDRFVGDADHLDMPASEMLTDEFIAERRSHLNPLRAQERVDPGPLRTKSETVYLTVADADGNMVSFINSIYDYFGSGVVVPGLGFALHNRGASFTLTEGLPNTVAPGKRPFHTLIPGFVTQTVNGREQAYMSFGLMGGGVQAQGHVQFLLNYFVFGMDVQAAIDAPRFRHYDKQRVALEVPIGDGVRNALIAMGHVLIEQPTVAFGGAQAIVRLPKGFAAGSDPRKDGMAVGY; this is translated from the coding sequence ATGTCACCACGTCATTCTCTCGCGCGGGTCGGCGCACTCGGTGCGCTCGCCGTCGTTGCGTCGCCTCTGTTGGCACAGCGGCCCAGCACCATGGCCGGCCGTTCCACCGTCTATGCGCCCAGCGCCGTCGTGGCCACCAGCCAACCTTTGGCGTCGGCGGCCGGTCTCGAAATCCTGCGCCGCGGTGGCAACGCGATTGACGCGGCGGTCGCCGCGGCGGCCGTGCTGAGCGTGACCGAACCGCACATGACGGGCATCGGCGGCGACATGTTCGCCATGGTGTGGCTGGCCAAAGAGCAGAAACTGGTCGCACTCAACGCGAGCGGACGGGCGGGATCACTGATGACGCGCGCTACACTCCAGGCGCGTGGCTTTCGCGTGGGCTCGCAGCAGGGCGTGATGTCGGTGACCGTACCGGGCGCACTGGCCGGATGGGACAAGTTGTTACGCACCCATGGGCGGCGAACACTCGCGCAGGTGCTGCAGCCAGCTATCGCGTATGCCCGCGATGGCTTTCCCGTATCGCCGATCATCGCATCGCAGTGGGCGAACGAGACCGCGTTCCTGCAGCGAGACTCGGCGGCCGCAGCCACCTATCTGCCGGGCGGACGGGCACCGAAGGCCGGTGATTGGTTTCGCAATCCCGACTACGCGCGCACCCTCAAGACCATCGCCGATAGCGGCATCGGCACCTTCTACGGCGGTGCGATCGGCAAGCGCATGGCATCGCGCATCAAGGCGTTGGACGGCTTCGTCACGATCGACGATCTGCGGAAGAATGCGCCGAACTGGGTGACGCCGATCTCGGTGCCATTCAAGGGATATCGGGTGTGGGAGTTGCCGCCGAGCAACCAGGGGATCGCTGCACTCGAAATGCTGCGCATTCTCGAACCGTACGACCTCAAAGCGATGGGGCACAACTCGCCGGCGTATCTGCATCATCTCATCGAGGCGAAGAAGCTGGCCTACGCCGACCTCGATCGTTTTGTGGGCGACGCTGATCATCTCGATATGCCGGCGTCGGAGATGCTCACCGACGAGTTCATCGCCGAACGGCGCAGTCATCTGAATCCGCTGCGTGCGCAGGAGCGAGTGGATCCGGGTCCGTTGCGCACGAAAAGCGAGACGGTGTATCTCACGGTGGCCGATGCCGACGGGAATATGGTGTCGTTCATCAACTCGATTTACGACTACTTCGGCTCGGGCGTCGTGGTACCGGGCTTGGGCTTCGCGCTGCACAACCGCGGCGCGAGTTTCACGCTCACCGAGGGGCTGCCGAATACGGTGGCACCGGGCAAGCGACCGTTTCACACGCTGATTCCCGGCTTCGTGACCCAAACGGTGAACGGCCGTGAACAAGCGTACATGAGCTTCGGGCTGATGGGTGGCGGCGTGCAGGCACAGGGGCACGTGCAGTTCCTGCTCAACTACTTCGTGTTCGGCATGGACGTGCAGGCGGCGATCGATGCCCCGCGTTTTCGTCACTACGACAAACAGCGTGTGGCGCTCGAGGTGCCGATCGGGGATGGTGTGCGCAATGCGCTCATCGCCATGGGGCACGTGCTGATCGAGCAGCCCACGGTAGCCTTTGGCGGCGCGCAGGCGATCGTGCGATTGCCCAAGGGGTTTGCGGCGGGGAGTGATCCGCGCAAGGATGGGATGGCGGTGGGGTACTGA
- a CDS encoding VOC family protein produces MSGYLEKAFGYRDDTMHLPVPNLAAALPFYQTVLGFRVVSRHDAPHTRAVLARDDVQIGLEENGGDPTQDGCAFHVRGLTALFAEFATRGLAKSPSDFGVEQRDGVAWTVCYVIAPDGLCYWFGERGTT; encoded by the coding sequence ATGAGTGGGTATCTCGAAAAAGCGTTCGGCTACCGCGACGACACGATGCATCTTCCGGTGCCGAACCTCGCGGCCGCGCTCCCATTCTACCAAACAGTGCTCGGCTTTCGCGTGGTCTCACGCCACGATGCCCCGCATACCCGGGCGGTGCTGGCGCGCGACGACGTGCAGATCGGGCTTGAGGAAAACGGCGGTGATCCCACGCAGGATGGCTGCGCCTTTCATGTGCGCGGCCTGACGGCGCTGTTCGCCGAGTTCGCAACGCGCGGACTCGCGAAGTCTCCGTCGGATTTCGGTGTCGAGCAACGGGACGGTGTGGCGTGGACGGTCTGCTACGTCATTGCGCCCGATGGACTGTGCTACTGGTTCGGCGAGCGCGGCACCACCTGA